From the Actinomadura luzonensis genome, the window GGACGCCATTCCGGCCGGCGCGGGCGGCAAACGCCCGCTCATCGTGGCCCCGCCCGCTTCGACGTGACGGGCGCACGGTGCGGGGCCGGCTCGGCCTGGCTGTGTGACCAAGCCGCTCATGCGGATCACCTTGCCGGCAGGCGGTCCTCAGCTGCCGGCGAAGTGGTCGTGCCTGCCGCGCAGGGTGTCCAGGCGCGTGTGGTACTCCTCGGTGTCGATCTCGCCGCGTGCGTACCGCTGTGCCAGCAGTTCTTCGGCGGCCGGGGGCGGGCTGAGCGGTCCTGTGGCCCTGCGCGCGGCGCGGACCGCGAGGACGATCGCGGTGATCACCAGCGCCCAGAAAGCCACGGTCGTCAGGCCCATCAGCGCGTAGCCCCAGCCGGTCATGTGGTCATAGCCCCACCACATCATCGTGATCACCTCTGGTTCATCGGATTCTCTCATCGTCGGTGAACAGATGTTTGCCGAGGTAGGGACCTTCGCCCCG encodes:
- a CDS encoding SHOCT domain-containing protein; its protein translation is MITMMWWGYDHMTGWGYALMGLTTVAFWALVITAIVLAVRAARRATGPLSPPPAAEELLAQRYARGEIDTEEYHTRLDTLRGRHDHFAGS